A genome region from Anopheles stephensi strain Indian chromosome 2, UCI_ANSTEP_V1.0, whole genome shotgun sequence includes the following:
- the LOC118517701 gene encoding ATP-dependent RNA helicase DDX42, whose translation MNRNRGNFSFQMRRNRSIQPQHNAKDQSRSYSLNAVPPPSSLCVRASGVPPPKSFNQGSGISKHGYHTIESMHQFSNPSQYSVGKRRGRTEDEYFDEEDEPAGQHLEYIPAPGSPSADDTAPKANNSSDDEEDPLDAFMAGIEEQVKIENMKIPQSQVDPKKGTRGDIDDEDDEESYYRYMQENPHAGLMEEGSDAELEYDEDGNPVPPPRRREIDPLPAIDHSEIEYLKFEKNFYIPHEDIVNLSHAKVQELRQTLGVKVSGPMPPHPVTSFAHFGFDESLMKAIRKSEYSTPTPIQAQAIPAALSGRDIIGIAKTGSGKTAAFLWPMLVHIMDQRELGPGDGPIGLILAPTRELSLQIYSEAKRFGKVYNISICCCYGGGSKWEQSKALEQGAEIVVATPGRMIDMVKIKATNLQRVTYLVLDEADKMFNMGFEPQVRSICNHIRPDRQTLLFSATFKKRVEKLARDVLTDPVRIIHGDLGEANSDVTQHIVILPNVPSKWNWLLTNLVQILSEGSVLIFVTKKADAEQVANNLRLKENDVVLLHGDMDQSERNSVITRFKRRDVDIMVATDVAARGLDIPHIRTVVNYDIARDIDTHTHRIGRTGRAGEKGTAYTLITDKDKEFSGHLVRNLEGANQEVPEDLMKLAMQSSWFRNSRFKQTNKGKNLNVGGAGLGFRQRAVHRGPMSRPLNAATSPDEAEPSEPAAGSSKGPATDRLSAMRETFRAHYNAQFKASSDRTWEKTVPEGGVFVKPTVSRSEATAGEPETYEQAGNEPSQDNDMIPRKKKSRWN comes from the exons ATGAATCGAAATCGCGGAAACTTCAGCTTTCAGATGCGTCGCAATCGATCAATACAGCCACAGCATAACGCAAAGGACCAAAGCCGCAGCTACTCCCTGAATGCGGTTCCCCCACCTAGTTCGTTATGCGTCAGAGCGTCGGGAGTACCTCCGCCGAAATCCTTCAATCAGGGTTCGGGCATTTCCAAGCATGGCTACCATACCATAGAGTCAATGCATCAGTTTTCCAATCCCTCGCAATATTCGGTTGGCAAACGCCGCGGCAGAACGGAAGACGA ATATTTCGACGAGGAGGACGAACCTGCCGGGCAGCATTTAGAATACATACCAGCGCCGGGTTCTCCATCGGCAGACGATACAGCT CCAAAGGCCAATAATTCATCCGACGATGAGGAAGATCCGCTAGATGCGTTTATGGCTGGCATCGAAGAACAGGTGAAGATAGAGAACATGAAAATTCCACAGTCGCAAGTGGATCCTAAAAAAGGCACTCGCGGCGACATTGACGATGAAGATGACGAGGAAAGCTACTACCG ATACATGCAGGAGAATCCGCACGCCGGCCTAATGGAGGAAGGTTCTGATGCTGAGCTGGAGTACGACGAGGATGGTAATCCAGTGCCACCACCAAGACGCCGGGAAATTGATCCCCTTCCGGCTATCGATCATTCGGAGATTGAATATTTGAAGTTTGAGAAAAACTTCTACATCCCCCACGAGGATATTGTCAATCTGTCGCACGCGAAAGTACAGGAACTTCGTCAGACGCTGGGTGTTAAAGTAAGCGGCCCAATGCCACCACATCCCGTCACCAGTTTTGCCCACTTTGGATTTGACGAATCGCTGATGAAAGCGATCCGCAAGTCGGAGTACAGCACACCGACACCGATACAGGCCCAGGCGATTCCGGCCGCGCTAAGTGGCCGTGACATTATCGGTATCGCCAAAACGGGTAGCGGTAAAACGGCCGCTTTTCTGTGGCCAATGCTGGTGCACATCATGGATCAGCGTGAGCTAGGGCCAGGCGATGGTCCGATCGGGTTGATTTTGGCGCCGACCCGCGAGTTGTCACTGCAAATCTACAGCGAGGCTAAGCGCTTCGGAAAGGTGTACAACATaagcatctgctgctgctacggcgGAGGCTCGAAATGGGAGCAGAGTAAGGCGCTCGAGCAGGGTGCGGAAATAGTGGTCGCTACGCCGGGTCGCATGATCGATATGGTGAAGATCAAAGCGACCAACCTGCAGCGAGTAACTTATCTGGTGCTGGACGAAGCGGACAAAATGTTCAACATGGGGTTCGAACCGCAGGTGCGCTCAATCTGCAACCACATTCGCCCGGACCGGCAGACACTGTTGTTCAGTGCGACTTTCAAGAAGCGTGTGGAAAAACTGGCCCGCGACGTTCTCACCGATCCGGTGCGCATCATTCATGGTGACCTGGGAGAAGCCAACTCGGATGTAACGCAACACATCGTTATTCTGCCGAACGTGCCGAGCAAATGGAACTGGCTGCTAACCAATCTGGTGCAGATACTGTCCGAGGGAAGCGTACTGATCTTCGTCACGAAAAAGGCCGACGCTGAACAGGTGGCCAACAACTTGCGGCTCAAGGAGAACGATGTCGTGCTGCTGCACGGCGATATGGACCAGTCGGAGCGAAACTCGGTCATCACTCGATTTAAGCGTAGAGACGTAGACATCATGGTGGCTACGGATGTAGCAGCTCGTGGTCTCGACATTCCCCACATCCGCACCGTGGTCAATTACGATATTGCACGCGACATCGACACGCATACGCATCGCATTGGGCGTACGGGACGTGCTGGGGAGAAGGGTACGGCCTACACGTTGATCACCGACAAGGATAAAGAGTTTTCCGGCCATCTGGTGCGCAATCTGGAGGGTGCCAACCAGGAAGTGCCAGAAGATTTAATGAAGCTTGCCATGCAAAGCTCTTGGTTCCGAAACAGCCGTTTCAAGCAGACGAATAAGGGCAAAAACTTGAATGTCGGTGGAGCGGGGCTAGGATTTCGCCAGCGAGCAGTTCACCGAGGGCCGATGAGCCGTCCACTGAATGCTGCCACCTCACCGGATGAAGCCGAACCGTCCGAACCAGCGGCCGGTTCGTCGAAGGGTCCGGCCACCGATCGTTTGTCTGCCATGCGGGAAACTTTCCGCGCACACTACAACGCACAGTTTAAAGCGTCCAGCGATAGAACGTGGGAAAAGACAGTGCCGGAGGGAGGCGTTTTCGTTAAGCCAACAGTATCACGATCTGAAGCGACGGCAGGCGAGCCCGAGACTTACGAGCAAGCGGGAAACGAACCGTCCCAAGATAATGACATGATTCctcggaagaagaaaagcagatGGAACTAG